GTTGTATTTCATCATGTCTGCAGCTTGTGCATTGACGGCCAGGGTTCCGGCAATCAAGACGCCCGCAGCAGCACTTAACAATTTTATGTGTTTCATTATCCCTCCCATGACCCGCCTGGGCGTGAGCATCCCGTTATCGTCTGTGCGATGTTTTGGGGATGCCAAGTCCTATCGGCGAGGTCTCGGATATCAAAGTGGCTATCTGTCTTTAGATAGAAAGCCTTATCTGGTTATCAACCATTAAGTCCGCAGCGTTTTCCTTCGGGGGAAAATCGTCAAAAACGGGCCTAATCCCTCTGTTTTTTGGTGTGAATACGTCGCGTATTCACAAGTTGCGCCATGTGTATTAGCACCCGATTACATTAGAGACGATTCATGAGAGCCGCAACAGGGTTTTCGTGATTTTGAGAATTATTCAAAGAAAAAAGGCGGGGCCAAAACCCCGCCTTTTCAATATGTTGCAGTGCACAATTAAAGGTTATGCGCGACCAAGCATGGCTTTCAGGCCGTCGACGACGGAGCCTTCTTCGAGCGCTTTCAAGCCCCAAACCGCACCCACAATGATGGAGGCCAGAGCGATCAGCGAACCCAACGCCAATGTGGACATACCGGTCAAGCCTTGGCCGATGGTGCAGCCCAGAGCCAAAACGCCGCCGATTCCCATCATGATGGCGCCAATCAGGTGGCTTTTCATGTCATCCGCGCCGCTAAAGGCTTCGATGTGGAAAGACTTGGTGCCAACGGCCATGAGGAACGAACCAACGATCACGCCGCCCACGGTTGCGATGCCGAAGTTGATGGTGGAGCCGGTAAAGGTCATCAGGTACTGGATGGATTCGGCTGTCGGCGCGACGAAGGTGAACGAGAACAGCGTCGTCGGTTCAAAGTCGTCATAGCCCAGCACGCCGGTGATGTACCAGCCCACCGGAACCAACAAGCCGATGATAACCCCGCCAATGATGTCGGTTTTGGATTCGCGAAATTCTGCGCTTTTAAAGCAGTAAGCCACGATGGCGACCACAAACACTGCGGTCACGGCTATGCGCAAGCTTTCGGTTTCAGAACCGATGGCTGCAGCAATGAGCTCGACCATGGACTGGGTTTCGAGCCCCATTTCGCTGAGATCGAGGTTAAAGGCTTCCAACTCCAGACGCGCAAGCCCGAACAGCCCCCGAAGCGTCATGTAAGCCGTCACACCCATAACCAAAGCCACAACGATGGATTTGAGGTTCCCAGCCCCCAAACGCACCAGCGTCTTGTTACCACAACCACCCGCCATGGTCATGCCATAGCCAAACAGAAGTCCGCCAAGGATGGCACCCGGCCAGCCCAAGCTTGCGGTCAAATAAATCGCGCCGCCGTCCGCAGGGGACAGGGTCAAATCAATCATTTCCATGATGTGGAGGGTCTGGGTTCCCAAGATGGCAACCGCAATCGCCAACATCCAGGCACGAAACCGGGTGGTATCGCCCATCAAAACCATGTCGGACACGCCGCCCATGGTGCAAAAATTCGTTTTATTCGCCACCGCCCCAAATACGATGCCTGCAATAAAGCCTGCAGAAGCGACCAGTGTGGCCACGCTCATCTCTTCCATTGTCTGTCTCCAGAATGCGTCCTGTTATAAGCTTTTTTAAATGACGTATTTGCCCGCTTGAGTGTCCTAACCCAGACAGTCTTCACGAAAACGTCTTGGGTAGGGGTATATCGTATTTTAGGAACGTTGTATATTAGGTTTGTCTAAATGCATGAAACGTGTATATTAGGTGAGCCTTAAATGTGATTCTTGTATGGGCGTTCAAATATATGTGTTGAAAATGCAGCATATTGCGCAGCAATCCTTTGTTTTCAATGCATACGCCATATGGGGGCCTCATATCTGTGGGCACGGGATACTACCACGCGGTTGGAAAGCACGTTTAGGTTTAGTCTATATAAGAAGAACCTAAACCCGAAATCGCTGATATATGCGCCATTTTGGGCGCAAAAACTGAAATCAAGTGCCGCAAGGGCCCTCAGGCCCGGATGCTCTGGCAGGGATGGCACGCAGTGGGAGAAGAAGATGAGTGAAGGTAGCAACAACAAAAAAATGACGATCATCGTCACCAAAGGGACCCTGGACTGGGCATACCCGCCGTTCATTTTGGCATCGACGGCTGCAAGCTTGGACGTGGATGTGACGTTGTTCTTTACGTTCTACGGCCTTCAACTGCTGAAAAAAGACTTGGACCACCTGCAAATCTCAACCCTGGGCAACCCGGGTATGGAAATGCCGATGATGGGCATGCACATGACGATGCCCAATATCGTTTCCGCGATTCCCGGCGTTGATGCCATGGCGTCGAGCATGATGAAAAACATGATCAAGAAAAAAGGTGTGGCCAGCATTCCGGAACTGCGTGAGATTTGCGTCGAAAGCGACGTCAACATTGTCGGCTGCCAAATGACCTTGGACCTGTTTGAATGGTCTCCGGACATCATGATCCCGGAAATGGAACTGGGTGGTGCGGCCACGTATATGGCTGAAGCCCTGGAATCCGACATCAACCTCTACATCTAAGACACAGGCGCGCGCCGAGGACCCTTAATGGGCCGGGCGTGCGCTGTTGAGCCTTGAAGTGATGAGCAAGGCTTTGGCCGGTGGGTGATCGGCCGCTCGACCATAAAAAGACGAGTAAGGGGAAGACTAAAAATGAACAACAAACTTATGATCGGGGCCCTGGCCCTTGGACTTTTGGCTGCAAACGCAGTTCAAGCGGCGGACGCCAACATGGATGCCTTAAAAGCCGAAGCGAAAACAGTTGTGATGTCCTTTGGCGGACCGCTGAAAAAAGCTTTGGGCGGCGCCATGAAAGAAGGCGGCCCGGTCAACGCCATCGGCGTGTGCAACGAAAAAGCCCCGGGCATTGCCATGGCTGCTGCGAAAAAGTCCGGCTGGGACGTTGGACGCACCAGTTTGAAGCTGCGCAACCCAGGCAACCAACCCGATGCGTGGGAACTGGGCGTGCTGAAGATGTTTGAAGATCGCAAAGCCAAGGGTGAAGCCGCCAACGCCATCGCCTATGGTGAAGTCGTCGACATGGACGGCAAAAAGCAGTTCCGCTTCATGAAGGCTATTGGCACGGCTGATGTCTGCCTCAATTGTCATGGCAAAACCTTAAAGCCTGAAGTCGCTGCAAAACTGGACGGTTTGTACCCAGATGACAAAGCACGCGGTTTTTCCGCAGGCGACATTCGCGGCGCGTTTACGCTGAGAAAAGACTTATGAGAGGTGAAGGAAACCGCCCTGGGGCGGAGAACAGAACGTGAGTGACGATCACAGTGATCATCTTGGTGAGGTGACGCCTTTAAACCAGCTGTTTGGTTTGTGCGCCACCAACAATCAAGATACGGAGTTTTTGCCCGAACGGCGTTCCTTGCGCATCCACGGCCACTCCACCACCATTCGATTGGAGCGTGCGTTTTGGAACGTATTGGAGGAACTCGCTGCCTCGGAAGATCAATCCGTCGCTGCTGTGGTTACCAAGATTTACGATCATTGCCAGTTTGCCAACCAAAAGAACTTGGCATCTTGCTTGCGGGTCGTTTGTCTCAAGTTCATCAACATTGGCTTGTAGGCACACGACCGACATGAACCAATCCTATGCGGATTATTTGTTTTTAACCATCTGACCAACTACAAGAGAGATATAAAATGGCTACCCAAACTCTTGACACCAAAGGCATGAACTGCCCGCTTCCGATCTTGAAAACCAAAAAAGCTATGAAAGATCTGGGTTCCGGTGACACCCTCGAAGTGCTTTCCACCGATCCGGGTTCCGTCAAAGACATGGAAGCTTTCTGCAAATCCACCGGCAACACCTTGTTGTCCAGCGGTGAAGCTGACGGCGTCTACACCTACGAAATCCAAAAAGGCTAAGTTAGCTTTTGGTCAAAACGGCTTATATTTCTTTTTAGAGCCGTTTTTGGTATATTGGCATCCCGAAGCAGCGTTGCGCTGACTTCGGGATTGTCAGTTTTTGAATGACCACTGAGCAGGCACAACACATGTACCGTTGGCTTTTGAAATTTGCGGTTTTGGTTCCGTTTGCATGCGTGGTTCAGGCGTCTGCGGCAGAACTGGTCTATTTCGGCTCGACCGCGTGCTCGGTTTGTGAACGCTGGGATGAAGAAGTCGGTGAAATTTATCCCAAAACAGCAGAAGCCCGCGTGTTGCCTTTGCGTTATCAAGACATCCATGACGACCGCCCGGTCGAGATCGATTTCGTCCGCGGGGTTGTCTATACCCCAACCTTCGTTGCCATCGACAACGGTAAGGAAGTCGGTCGTATTGTGGGCTATTTAGGTGACTTTTTCTTCTGGGAACAGGTTGATCACTTGGTCACAAAGCTGGACCTTGAGCAAAAGCCTAATCAAAGCGCATGCACCCAGGACACGAAAGCAGCCGCACGTACACAGTGTTAGAGCTGTGAAGTTTAACACAACTGACGCCACACATCTGTCCTTATATAGTTCCAAGTAACTATCTTTTCTTGCATTTCGCCGTGTGCTTCGAAACAATGGCGTTGGAATCATAGACTTATTGGTCGTTGCGGTGGGGCAACGGCACGGATTGCGCGATGACGGCAAAAGCCAAAACGACTGATGCTGCAGGGGGAGCAGCCGGGGACAACGACAAGTCCTGGGCACGTGCTCTACTGGACAGCTTGCCGAACGACCTTGCCGTGTTGATACGGGGCGGGCGGATAACGGACATCAACACCTCTGGTGCACAGATTTTGGGATATGATAATGCCGAACAAGCTGTTGGCGAATTTTTTGCCGACCTTGTTGATCCAGAAGATTTAGGCGCGGCCTTGCCTTACC
This window of the Magnetovibrio sp. PR-2 genome carries:
- the dsrE2 gene encoding sulfur carrier protein DsrE2, with product MSEGSNNKKMTIIVTKGTLDWAYPPFILASTAASLDVDVTLFFTFYGLQLLKKDLDHLQISTLGNPGMEMPMMGMHMTMPNIVSAIPGVDAMASSMMKNMIKKKGVASIPELREICVESDVNIVGCQMTLDLFEWSPDIMIPEMELGGAATYMAEALESDINLYI
- a CDS encoding ribbon-helix-helix domain-containing protein, which gives rise to MSDDHSDHLGEVTPLNQLFGLCATNNQDTEFLPERRSLRIHGHSTTIRLERAFWNVLEELAASEDQSVAAVVTKIYDHCQFANQKNLASCLRVVCLKFINIGL
- a CDS encoding sulfurtransferase TusA family protein, which produces MATQTLDTKGMNCPLPILKTKKAMKDLGSGDTLEVLSTDPGSVKDMEAFCKSTGNTLLSSGEADGVYTYEIQKG
- a CDS encoding Tll0287-like domain-containing protein produces the protein MNNKLMIGALALGLLAANAVQAADANMDALKAEAKTVVMSFGGPLKKALGGAMKEGGPVNAIGVCNEKAPGIAMAAAKKSGWDVGRTSLKLRNPGNQPDAWELGVLKMFEDRKAKGEAANAIAYGEVVDMDGKKQFRFMKAIGTADVCLNCHGKTLKPEVAAKLDGLYPDDKARGFSAGDIRGAFTLRKDL
- a CDS encoding YeeE/YedE family protein, whose protein sequence is MEEMSVATLVASAGFIAGIVFGAVANKTNFCTMGGVSDMVLMGDTTRFRAWMLAIAVAILGTQTLHIMEMIDLTLSPADGGAIYLTASLGWPGAILGGLLFGYGMTMAGGCGNKTLVRLGAGNLKSIVVALVMGVTAYMTLRGLFGLARLELEAFNLDLSEMGLETQSMVELIAAAIGSETESLRIAVTAVFVVAIVAYCFKSAEFRESKTDIIGGVIIGLLVPVGWYITGVLGYDDFEPTTLFSFTFVAPTAESIQYLMTFTGSTINFGIATVGGVIVGSFLMAVGTKSFHIEAFSGADDMKSHLIGAIMMGIGGVLALGCTIGQGLTGMSTLALGSLIALASIIVGAVWGLKALEEGSVVDGLKAMLGRA